The proteins below come from a single Asterias rubens chromosome 9, eAstRub1.3, whole genome shotgun sequence genomic window:
- the LOC117294273 gene encoding sarcoplasmic reticulum histidine-rich calcium-binding protein-like: MKRHRQTHKHPSIGSQSKACPICDKVFSTSNNLKKHLQNHKEEAEEDLLEGDSGESTEGEEDFEDEEVEWEELHEDDSDESTDDDDFENEDVMEEGDYREDDDSDGLTDDDDGHENEGDEEEEEFLEDDSGESAHDKTYESEELEEEEEEEGLCEDDSDESTDDDDFEDEEEEGEEEEFQEDDSDLSTDESAYENEEEESGRRPTKILNFSIKNAKLMLK; encoded by the coding sequence ATGAAACGACACCGACAGACACACAAGCACCCCAGTATCGGAAGCCAATCGAAAGCTTGTCCCATTTGTGATAAGGTGTTTTCCACTTCAAACAATTTGAAGAAACATCTTCAAAATCATAAGGAGGAGGCGGAGGAGGACCTCCTCGAAGGTGATAGTGGCGAGTCCACAGAAGGGGAGGAGGATTTTGAAGATGAGGAAGTGGAGTGGGAGGAGCTTCATGAAGACGATAGTGATGAATCGacagatgatgatgattttgaaaatgaagaCGTGATGGAGGAAGGGGACTACcgtgaagatgatgatagtgatGGACTaacagatgatgatgatggccATGAAAATGAAGgagatgaggaggaggaggagttCCTTGAAGACGATAGTGGTGAATCGGCACATGATAAGACTTATGAAAGCGAAGAattggaggaggaggaggaggaggagggatTATGTGAAGACGATAGTGATGAATCAACAGATGATGACGATTTTGAAGATGAagaggaggagggggaggaggaggaATTTCAAGAAGACGATAGCGATCTATCAACAGACGAAAGTGCTTATGAGAATGAAGAGGAAGAGAGCGGGAGACGTCCAACGAAAATACTGAATTTTTCGATAAAGAATGCTAAActtatgttgaaatga